A single Brassica rapa cultivar Chiifu-401-42 chromosome A04, CAAS_Brap_v3.01, whole genome shotgun sequence DNA region contains:
- the LOC103864412 gene encoding O-acyltransferase WSD1-like, protein MSTGEEDGEPLSPMARVFQLPGNDCCIITVIGCKTKINADVIRSGLNQNVFKHPRFSRKLSRDGLSWIKTQVNIEDHIFVADKDQNEIAEDGELFVEDYVSRLTMIPLDKARPLWDIHILNVKTSDADAVCVIRSHHSLGDGTSLMSLLAACTQTTSHRDKATIPALKRRKRVYKDKISWFVRLIQAIFSSVRLIWNTFVDLVLLLAIAVFLKDTKTPLKGDVGVESSPKKFCHRTVSLDDFRVIKEAMSMTINDVLLGVTQAALSRYLNNFPGKIRLTAGVFVNLRPDNGFQVFP, encoded by the exons ATGTCGACGGGGGAGGAAGACGGAGAACCGCTAAGCCCGATGGCGCGTGTGTTCCAATTGCCAGGCAACGACTGCTGCATTATCACCGTTATCGGTTGCAAAACCAAGATCAATGCTGACGTCATTCGAAGTGGCTTGAACCAGAATGTTTTCAAGCATCCTCGTTTCTCAAGGAAACTG TCACGAGATGGTTTAAGTTGGATTAAGACTCAGGTCAACATAGAAGACCATATATTTGTAGCAGATAAAGACCAGAACGAGATTGCAGAAGATGGAGAACTCTTTGTTGAGGACTACGTTTCACGTCTCACAATGATTCCTCTCGATAAAGCAAGACCTTTATGGGACATTCACATCCTAAACGTCAAAACATCTGACGCAGACGCGGTATGTGTAATAAGATCTCACCATTCGCTAGGAGATGGAACATCCCTCATGTCTCTCTTAGCTGCATGCACTCAGACAACATCACACCGAGACAAAGCTACTATTCCTGCTCTTAAACGGCGTAAAAGGGTGTATAAAGACAAAATCTCATGGTTCGTAAGGTTGATACAAGCCATCTTTTCATCAGTGAGATTGATTTGGAACACTTTTGTGGATCTTGTGCTGTTGTTGGCGATTGCTGTTTTCTTGAAGGATACAAAAACGCCTCTAAAAGGCGATGTGGGCGTCGAGAGTAGTCCGAAGAAATTTTGTCACCGGACTGTCTCACTGGATGACTTCAGAGTTATAAAGGAAGCTATGAGCATG ACTATCAACGATGTTCTACTTGGAGTTACACAAGCTGCTCTTTCACGCTACTTGAACAATTTTCCTGGTAAAATACGACTTACCGCAGGTGTTTTTGTAAACCTAAGGCCCGACAACGGATTCCAG GTATTTCCTTAA
- the LOC117133350 gene encoding O-acyltransferase WSD1-like codes for MAKNSKCRWGNYFSSISFPISICLEADPLVYLSKAKSAMDRKKHSLLPALAFSSTEFIFNTFGAKLGGTLLKRLVSNTTTFISNMIGPTDEISFHGHPIVYIAPSVYGHAHALTIHFLSYAEKMVISIAVDPNVIPSPHQLCDEIEDSLKAIKAALLERGLL; via the exons ATGGCGAAGAATTCAAAATGTAGATGGGGAAATTACTTCAGCTCTATTAGCTTCCCCATCTCGATCTGTTTAGAGGCTGATCCATTAGTGTACCTATCAAAGGCTAAATCAGCTATGGATCGGAAAAAACACTCTCTTCTACCTGCTTTAGCATTTTCGAGTACAGAATTCATCTTCAATACCTTCGGAGCTAAG TTAGGTGGGACATTACTCAAACGGCTTGTTTCGAACACAACCACATTCATTTCAAACATGATTGGGCCTACCGATGAAATCAGTTTTCATGGCCATCCTATTGTGTACATCGCCCCAAGTGTCTATGGACATGCTCAT GCATTGACTATACATTTCTTAAGTTATGCGGAAAAGATGGTTATCTCCATTGCGGTCGACCCGAATGTCATACCAAGTCCCCACCAGCTTTGTGATGAAATAGAGGACTCTCTGAAAGCTATCAAAGCCGCTCTCCTAGAAAGAGGATTACTCTAG